The following are encoded in a window of Algiphilus aromaticivorans DG1253 genomic DNA:
- a CDS encoding sulfite exporter TauE/SafE family protein, with amino-acid sequence MPVELLYPLIGVATGLVAGLLGVGGGILTVPVLAALFALQGLAPAHTMHLAVATSLSVIIFTAASSARSHHARGAVLWPIVRRMVPGLIIGAIAGSLLADMASTTVLARLFGVASLLVAFQMFLNRQPPPARSLPGTPGLFGISTAIGTISALIGIGGGSLTVPYLVWCNTPPAKAVGTSSAFGVPIAAFATAGYVAAGWGEPALPEWTAGYVYLPALLGIGLVSVLTAPLGARLAHGMPAATLKRCFAVFLTLVGLRMLVG; translated from the coding sequence ATGCCCGTCGAGCTTCTCTACCCCCTCATCGGTGTCGCCACCGGCCTCGTCGCCGGCCTGCTCGGCGTCGGTGGCGGCATCCTCACGGTGCCCGTGCTTGCTGCGCTCTTCGCGCTGCAAGGCTTGGCGCCGGCCCACACCATGCATCTGGCGGTCGCGACCTCGCTGTCGGTCATCATCTTCACGGCCGCCTCCTCGGCGCGCTCGCATCATGCCCGCGGCGCCGTGCTCTGGCCGATCGTCCGGCGCATGGTGCCAGGACTGATCATCGGCGCCATCGCCGGCTCGCTGCTCGCCGATATGGCGTCCACCACCGTGCTGGCGCGACTCTTCGGCGTCGCCAGTCTGCTGGTCGCCTTCCAGATGTTTCTCAACCGCCAGCCGCCGCCGGCGCGCAGCCTTCCCGGCACGCCGGGGCTGTTCGGCATATCGACGGCCATCGGTACCATCTCGGCATTGATCGGCATCGGCGGTGGCAGCCTGACCGTGCCCTACCTGGTCTGGTGCAACACACCGCCGGCGAAAGCCGTGGGCACCTCGTCGGCCTTCGGCGTACCCATCGCCGCCTTCGCCACGGCGGGCTACGTCGCCGCCGGCTGGGGCGAGCCGGCGCTGCCGGAATGGACCGCCGGCTATGTCTACCTGCCGGCACTGCTCGGCATCGGCTTGGTCAGCGTGCTCACTGCCCCGCTTGGCGCACGTCTTGCACACGGTATGCCGGCGGCCACGCTCAAACGCTGCTTCGCCGTCTTTCTCACCCTCGTGGGCCTGCGCATGCTCGTCGGCTGA